From one Nitrosococcus halophilus Nc 4 genomic stretch:
- the petA gene encoding ubiquinol-cytochrome c reductase iron-sulfur subunit, with product MSTDSVDQGKRRFLTTTATVVGGVGMGFTAVPFVKSMQPSERAQAAGAPVEVDISNLEPGQLMTVEWRGKPVWILRRTQEEIESVEALTESSTLRDPLSEEEAQQPPFAQNVYRSIEPEILVVIGICTHLGCSPTFRPEVAPPDLGPDWQGGFFCPCHGSRFDMSGRVYAGVPAPTNLVVPPYRFLAENRLLIGETPGETA from the coding sequence ACTACTGCAACAGTAGTCGGAGGAGTTGGCATGGGCTTTACAGCAGTACCCTTTGTCAAGTCCATGCAACCTAGCGAGCGAGCTCAAGCCGCTGGCGCCCCTGTAGAAGTCGACATCAGCAATCTTGAACCTGGCCAGCTTATGACCGTCGAATGGCGCGGTAAACCGGTCTGGATTCTCCGTCGAACCCAGGAAGAGATAGAAAGTGTAGAGGCGCTTACTGAGAGCAGTACACTACGCGACCCCTTAAGCGAAGAAGAAGCTCAACAACCGCCCTTCGCCCAAAACGTCTATCGTTCCATTGAACCTGAAATCTTAGTAGTCATCGGGATTTGCACCCACTTGGGTTGCTCCCCTACCTTCCGCCCGGAGGTGGCCCCGCCTGACTTAGGTCCTGATTGGCAAGGTGGATTTTTCTGCCCTTGCCACGGTTCTCGTTTCGACATGTCGGGTCGGGTCTATGCAGGGGTCCCCGCGCCGACAAACCTGGTGGTACCGCCCTATCGTTTCCTTGCAGAAAACCGTCTTCTGATTGGTGAAACCCCAGGGGAGACAGCCTAA
- a CDS encoding cytochrome b, whose translation MKNIISQTFTWIDSRLPISKLWKEHASEYYAPKNFNIWYFFGSLAMLVLVIQLLTGLFLTMNYKPAADLAFGSVEYIMRDVEWGWLIRYMHSTGASAFFILIYLHMFRGIIYGSHKKPREMVWIIGVLIYLTLVAEAFMGYLLPWGQMSYWGAQVTISLFGAFPMIGEGLAEWIRGDYVVSDATLNRFFAFHVFLMPLLLIALVVAHIMALHETGSNNPDGVEIKEKKDPNGLPLDGIPFHPYYTVKDLWGFGIFLFLFAWVVFYAPELGGWFLEHPNFEPANPLATPEHIRPLWYLTPFYSILRSIPDKLLGVIAMDAAIFLWFFLPWLDRSPVKSIRYRGLLFKSAIGLFVVSFLALGYLGTQPATPLLTMFARVFSILYFAFFLLMPIYTKLDKTKPVPERVTSK comes from the coding sequence ATGAAAAATATTATAAGCCAAACTTTTACTTGGATTGATAGCCGCCTTCCAATCTCCAAACTATGGAAGGAGCATGCGTCGGAATACTACGCACCAAAAAATTTCAACATTTGGTATTTTTTTGGTTCTCTGGCCATGTTGGTGTTGGTGATCCAGTTGCTCACTGGACTCTTCTTGACCATGAATTATAAACCGGCGGCTGATCTAGCCTTCGGCTCTGTTGAATACATCATGCGTGATGTGGAGTGGGGCTGGTTGATCCGCTATATGCACTCTACCGGGGCCTCCGCATTTTTTATTCTGATCTATCTCCACATGTTCCGTGGAATAATTTATGGCTCCCATAAAAAACCCCGGGAAATGGTGTGGATCATTGGGGTACTAATCTACCTTACCCTGGTGGCAGAGGCGTTTATGGGTTATTTGCTACCCTGGGGGCAAATGTCCTACTGGGGTGCCCAGGTCACCATCTCCCTCTTTGGAGCTTTCCCAATGATTGGTGAAGGCTTAGCCGAATGGATTCGAGGCGATTATGTGGTCTCCGACGCTACCTTAAACCGCTTCTTCGCCTTCCATGTGTTTCTGATGCCCTTACTGCTGATTGCGCTGGTCGTCGCTCATATTATGGCGCTCCACGAAACAGGTTCCAACAATCCAGACGGCGTGGAAATCAAAGAGAAAAAAGACCCCAATGGCCTCCCCTTAGACGGCATTCCGTTCCACCCTTACTATACTGTCAAGGATCTGTGGGGATTTGGGATCTTTCTGTTCCTATTTGCCTGGGTCGTTTTCTACGCGCCTGAGCTAGGAGGATGGTTCTTGGAGCATCCTAACTTCGAGCCGGCCAATCCACTCGCTACGCCAGAACATATCAGGCCCCTGTGGTATCTGACCCCTTTCTACTCCATATTGCGATCGATACCCGACAAGCTATTAGGCGTCATCGCCATGGATGCCGCCATCTTCCTATGGTTTTTCCTGCCCTGGCTGGATCGCAGTCCGGTCAAATCTATCCGTTACCGGGGATTGCTTTTTAAGTCTGCCATAGGGCTCTTCGTCGTTAGCTTTTTGGCATTAGGCTACCTGGGCACGCAACCTGCCACACCGCTGCTGACCATGTTTGCCAGGGTGTTTTCAATCCTTTATTTTGCCTTCTTCCTGCTAATGCCGATCTACACCAAACTGGACAAAACCAAACCCGTTCCAGAAAGGGTGACCTCAAAATGA
- a CDS encoding cytochrome c1 — MKRIIACLFLFFSSTTLVWAVSSSYPLDSVEIDLNDKASLQRGAQVFVNYCLSCHSAQYMRYSRMAEDLGLTEEQVTDNLMLTTDKIHDTMTIAMKPGDAERWFGVTPPDLSLVARSRGPAWLHTYLRTFYLDPNRPTGVNNLVFKDTAMPHVLWPLQGWQQLADKEGEAHSTELELAVEGTLTPSEYEQMLDDLVNFMTYVGEPARLEREKLGPWVLLYIALFCGVAYFLKKEYWKDIH, encoded by the coding sequence ATGAAAAGAATTATTGCTTGTTTATTCCTCTTCTTCTCATCGACCACGTTAGTTTGGGCCGTATCAAGCAGCTATCCTTTAGATAGTGTGGAGATCGATCTCAACGATAAGGCCTCATTGCAACGGGGCGCACAGGTTTTCGTTAATTACTGCCTCAGCTGCCATTCAGCTCAATACATGCGCTATAGCCGAATGGCAGAGGACCTGGGCCTGACCGAAGAGCAGGTTACGGATAACCTAATGCTGACTACGGATAAGATCCATGACACCATGACAATCGCTATGAAACCCGGGGATGCCGAACGCTGGTTTGGTGTCACTCCGCCGGACTTATCTTTGGTGGCTCGTTCCCGGGGTCCTGCCTGGCTGCACACTTACCTGCGAACTTTTTATTTGGATCCAAACCGCCCTACCGGGGTCAATAACCTGGTATTCAAGGATACGGCCATGCCCCATGTGCTATGGCCCCTACAGGGGTGGCAACAACTGGCTGATAAAGAAGGCGAAGCCCATAGTACAGAGCTTGAGTTGGCGGTTGAAGGAACCTTGACTCCCAGCGAGTACGAACAGATGCTGGATGACCTGGTTAATTTTATGACCTATGTGGGCGAACCTGCTCGGCTCGAGCGGGAAAAACTTGGCCCTTGGGTGCTGCTCTACATTGCGCTCTTTTGTGGCGTCGCCTATTTCCTCAAAAAGGAATATTGGAAAGACATTCATTGA